A genome region from Gossypium hirsutum isolate 1008001.06 chromosome A04, Gossypium_hirsutum_v2.1, whole genome shotgun sequence includes the following:
- the LOC107948547 gene encoding alcohol dehydrogenase class-P isoform X2, whose translation MSAVAWEAGKPLSVEEIEVAPPQKNEVRVKIHFTSLCHTDVYFWEAKGQNPLFPRILGHEAGGVVESVGEGVTDVEPGDHVLPIFTGECKECPHCLSEASNMCDLLRINTERGGMLHDGQTRFSKDGKPIYHFLGTSTFSEYTVVHVGQVAKINPEAPLDKVCVLSCGMSTGFGATVNVAKPKKGGSVAVFGLGAVGLAAAEGARVCEASRIIGIDLNPNRFEEAKKFGCTEFVNPKDHNKAVQEVISEMTGGGVDCSIECTGSTQAMVSAFECVHDGWGVAVLVGVPSRDDSFKTHPIHFLNERTLRGTFFGNYKPLSDIPGVVEKYMKRELELDKFITHSVPFLDINKAFEYMLRGEGLRCMIRMDA comes from the exons ATGT CTGCGGTGGCATGGGAGGCAGGGAAGCCGTTGTCTGTAGAAGAAATTGAAGTGGCACCACCTCAAAAGAATGAAGTCCGTGTTAAGATTCACTTCACTTCTTTATGCCACACCGATGTCTACTTCTGGGAGGCTAAG GGACAAAATCCTCTGTTTCCTCGTATTCTTGGTCACGAAGCTGGAGG GGTTGTGGAAAGTGTAGGAGAGGGGGTGACGGATGTCGAACCGGGTGATCATGTTCTACCTATCTTCACCGGAGAATGCAAGGAGTGTCCCCATTGCTTATCAGAAGCAAGTAACATGTGTGATCTCCTTAGAATCAACACTGAGAGGGGTGGAATGCTTCATGACGGGCAGACTAGGTTTTCCAAAGATGGGAAGCCCATCTACCACTTTCTTGGCACCTCAACTTTTAGCGAATACACTGTTGTCCATGTCGGCCAGGTCGCCAAGATTAATCCAGAGGCTCCACTTGATAAAGTGTGTGTTCTTAGCTGCGGAATGTCGACAG GTTTTGGTGCCACTGTGAATGTTGCTAAACCAAAAAAGGGTGGGTCTGTTGCAGTTTTTGGACTTGGTGCTGTAGGTCTTGCG GCTGCTGAAGGAGCAAGAGTTTGTGAGGCTTCTAGGATCATTGGTATTGATCTAAACCCCAACAGATTCGAAGAAG CCAAGAAATTTGGTTGTACCGAGTTTGTGAACCCAAAAGATCATAATAAAGCTGTTCAAGAG GTGATTTCGGAGATGACTGGAGGAGGAGTTGATTGCAGTATTGAATGTACGGGGAGCACCCAGGCCATGGTTTCTGCATTTGAATGTGTCCATGAT GGTTGGGGTGTTGCTGTGCTTGTGGGTGTGCCGAGTAGAGATGATTCATTCAAAACCCATCCAATACATTTCCTGAACGAGAGGACACTTAGGGGTACTTTCTTCGGCAACTACAAACCTCTATCCGATATCCCTGGTGTTGTGGAGAAGTATATGAAAAGG GAGTTGGAACTGGATAAATTCATCACTCATTCTGTCCCATTCTTGGAtatcaacaaggcgttcgagtaCATGCTGCGAGGGGAGGGTTTGCGATGCATGATTCGTATGGATGCTTAG
- the LOC107948547 gene encoding alcohol dehydrogenase class-P isoform X1, with protein MSTAGQVIRCKAAVAWEAGKPLSVEEIEVAPPQKNEVRVKIHFTSLCHTDVYFWEAKGQNPLFPRILGHEAGGVVESVGEGVTDVEPGDHVLPIFTGECKECPHCLSEASNMCDLLRINTERGGMLHDGQTRFSKDGKPIYHFLGTSTFSEYTVVHVGQVAKINPEAPLDKVCVLSCGMSTGFGATVNVAKPKKGGSVAVFGLGAVGLAAAEGARVCEASRIIGIDLNPNRFEEAKKFGCTEFVNPKDHNKAVQEVISEMTGGGVDCSIECTGSTQAMVSAFECVHDGWGVAVLVGVPSRDDSFKTHPIHFLNERTLRGTFFGNYKPLSDIPGVVEKYMKRELELDKFITHSVPFLDINKAFEYMLRGEGLRCMIRMDA; from the exons ATGAGTACTGCTGGTCAGGTCATCCGTTGCAAAG CTGCGGTGGCATGGGAGGCAGGGAAGCCGTTGTCTGTAGAAGAAATTGAAGTGGCACCACCTCAAAAGAATGAAGTCCGTGTTAAGATTCACTTCACTTCTTTATGCCACACCGATGTCTACTTCTGGGAGGCTAAG GGACAAAATCCTCTGTTTCCTCGTATTCTTGGTCACGAAGCTGGAGG GGTTGTGGAAAGTGTAGGAGAGGGGGTGACGGATGTCGAACCGGGTGATCATGTTCTACCTATCTTCACCGGAGAATGCAAGGAGTGTCCCCATTGCTTATCAGAAGCAAGTAACATGTGTGATCTCCTTAGAATCAACACTGAGAGGGGTGGAATGCTTCATGACGGGCAGACTAGGTTTTCCAAAGATGGGAAGCCCATCTACCACTTTCTTGGCACCTCAACTTTTAGCGAATACACTGTTGTCCATGTCGGCCAGGTCGCCAAGATTAATCCAGAGGCTCCACTTGATAAAGTGTGTGTTCTTAGCTGCGGAATGTCGACAG GTTTTGGTGCCACTGTGAATGTTGCTAAACCAAAAAAGGGTGGGTCTGTTGCAGTTTTTGGACTTGGTGCTGTAGGTCTTGCG GCTGCTGAAGGAGCAAGAGTTTGTGAGGCTTCTAGGATCATTGGTATTGATCTAAACCCCAACAGATTCGAAGAAG CCAAGAAATTTGGTTGTACCGAGTTTGTGAACCCAAAAGATCATAATAAAGCTGTTCAAGAG GTGATTTCGGAGATGACTGGAGGAGGAGTTGATTGCAGTATTGAATGTACGGGGAGCACCCAGGCCATGGTTTCTGCATTTGAATGTGTCCATGAT GGTTGGGGTGTTGCTGTGCTTGTGGGTGTGCCGAGTAGAGATGATTCATTCAAAACCCATCCAATACATTTCCTGAACGAGAGGACACTTAGGGGTACTTTCTTCGGCAACTACAAACCTCTATCCGATATCCCTGGTGTTGTGGAGAAGTATATGAAAAGG GAGTTGGAACTGGATAAATTCATCACTCATTCTGTCCCATTCTTGGAtatcaacaaggcgttcgagtaCATGCTGCGAGGGGAGGGTTTGCGATGCATGATTCGTATGGATGCTTAG
- the LOC107948547 gene encoding alcohol dehydrogenase class-P isoform X3: MSTAGQVIRCKAAVAWEAGKPLSVEEIEVAPPQKNEVRVKIHFTSLCHTDVYFWEAKGQNPLFPRILGHEAGGVVESVGEGVTDVEPGDHVLPIFTGECKECPHCLSEASNMCDLLRINTERGGMLHDGQTRFSKDGKPIYHFLGTSTFSEYTVVHVGQVAKINPEAPLDKVCVLSCGMSTGFGATVNVAKPKKGGSVAVFGLGAVGLAAAEGARVCEASRIIGIDLNPNRFEEAKKFGCTEFVNPKDHNKAVQEVISEMTGGGVDCSIECTGSTQAMVSAFECVHDGWGVAVLVGVPSRDDSFKTHPIHFLNERTLRGTFFGNYKPLSDIPGVVEKSWNWINSSLILSHSWISTRRSSTCCEGRVCDA, encoded by the exons ATGAGTACTGCTGGTCAGGTCATCCGTTGCAAAG CTGCGGTGGCATGGGAGGCAGGGAAGCCGTTGTCTGTAGAAGAAATTGAAGTGGCACCACCTCAAAAGAATGAAGTCCGTGTTAAGATTCACTTCACTTCTTTATGCCACACCGATGTCTACTTCTGGGAGGCTAAG GGACAAAATCCTCTGTTTCCTCGTATTCTTGGTCACGAAGCTGGAGG GGTTGTGGAAAGTGTAGGAGAGGGGGTGACGGATGTCGAACCGGGTGATCATGTTCTACCTATCTTCACCGGAGAATGCAAGGAGTGTCCCCATTGCTTATCAGAAGCAAGTAACATGTGTGATCTCCTTAGAATCAACACTGAGAGGGGTGGAATGCTTCATGACGGGCAGACTAGGTTTTCCAAAGATGGGAAGCCCATCTACCACTTTCTTGGCACCTCAACTTTTAGCGAATACACTGTTGTCCATGTCGGCCAGGTCGCCAAGATTAATCCAGAGGCTCCACTTGATAAAGTGTGTGTTCTTAGCTGCGGAATGTCGACAG GTTTTGGTGCCACTGTGAATGTTGCTAAACCAAAAAAGGGTGGGTCTGTTGCAGTTTTTGGACTTGGTGCTGTAGGTCTTGCG GCTGCTGAAGGAGCAAGAGTTTGTGAGGCTTCTAGGATCATTGGTATTGATCTAAACCCCAACAGATTCGAAGAAG CCAAGAAATTTGGTTGTACCGAGTTTGTGAACCCAAAAGATCATAATAAAGCTGTTCAAGAG GTGATTTCGGAGATGACTGGAGGAGGAGTTGATTGCAGTATTGAATGTACGGGGAGCACCCAGGCCATGGTTTCTGCATTTGAATGTGTCCATGAT GGTTGGGGTGTTGCTGTGCTTGTGGGTGTGCCGAGTAGAGATGATTCATTCAAAACCCATCCAATACATTTCCTGAACGAGAGGACACTTAGGGGTACTTTCTTCGGCAACTACAAACCTCTATCCGATATCCCTGGTGTTGTGGAGAA GAGTTGGAACTGGATAAATTCATCACTCATTCTGTCCCATTCTTGGAtatcaacaaggcgttcgagtaCATGCTGCGAGGGGAGGGTTTGCGATGCATGA
- the LOC107948547 gene encoding alcohol dehydrogenase class-P isoform X4 produces the protein MSTAGQVIRCKAAVAWEAGKPLSVEEIEVAPPQKNEVRVKIHFTSLCHTDVYFWEAKGQNPLFPRILGHEAGGVVESVGEGVTDVEPGDHVLPIFTGECKECPHCLSEASNMCDLLRINTERGGMLHDGQTRFSKDGKPIYHFLGTSTFSEYTVVHVGQVAKINPEAPLDKVCVLSCGMSTGFGATVNVAKPKKGGSVAVFGLGAVGLAAAEGARVCEASRIIGIDLNPNRFEEAKKFGCTEFVNPKDHNKAVQEVISEMTGGGVDCSIECTGSTQAMVSAFECVHDGWGVAVLVGVPSRDDSFKTHPIHFLNERTLRGVGTG, from the exons ATGAGTACTGCTGGTCAGGTCATCCGTTGCAAAG CTGCGGTGGCATGGGAGGCAGGGAAGCCGTTGTCTGTAGAAGAAATTGAAGTGGCACCACCTCAAAAGAATGAAGTCCGTGTTAAGATTCACTTCACTTCTTTATGCCACACCGATGTCTACTTCTGGGAGGCTAAG GGACAAAATCCTCTGTTTCCTCGTATTCTTGGTCACGAAGCTGGAGG GGTTGTGGAAAGTGTAGGAGAGGGGGTGACGGATGTCGAACCGGGTGATCATGTTCTACCTATCTTCACCGGAGAATGCAAGGAGTGTCCCCATTGCTTATCAGAAGCAAGTAACATGTGTGATCTCCTTAGAATCAACACTGAGAGGGGTGGAATGCTTCATGACGGGCAGACTAGGTTTTCCAAAGATGGGAAGCCCATCTACCACTTTCTTGGCACCTCAACTTTTAGCGAATACACTGTTGTCCATGTCGGCCAGGTCGCCAAGATTAATCCAGAGGCTCCACTTGATAAAGTGTGTGTTCTTAGCTGCGGAATGTCGACAG GTTTTGGTGCCACTGTGAATGTTGCTAAACCAAAAAAGGGTGGGTCTGTTGCAGTTTTTGGACTTGGTGCTGTAGGTCTTGCG GCTGCTGAAGGAGCAAGAGTTTGTGAGGCTTCTAGGATCATTGGTATTGATCTAAACCCCAACAGATTCGAAGAAG CCAAGAAATTTGGTTGTACCGAGTTTGTGAACCCAAAAGATCATAATAAAGCTGTTCAAGAG GTGATTTCGGAGATGACTGGAGGAGGAGTTGATTGCAGTATTGAATGTACGGGGAGCACCCAGGCCATGGTTTCTGCATTTGAATGTGTCCATGAT GGTTGGGGTGTTGCTGTGCTTGTGGGTGTGCCGAGTAGAGATGATTCATTCAAAACCCATCCAATACATTTCCTGAACGAGAGGACACTTAGGG GAGTTGGAACTGGATAA